Proteins from one Pseudomonas bijieensis genomic window:
- a CDS encoding DUF1244 domain-containing protein, translated as MNDQQRLELEAAAFRRLVAHLDSRKDVQNIDLMNLAGFCRNCLSKWYKAAADERQIEVSLDDAREVVYGMPYAEWKAQYQKEASAEQQAAFAKGKPDA; from the coding sequence ATGAACGACCAACAACGCCTCGAGCTCGAAGCCGCCGCTTTCCGTCGGCTGGTTGCCCACCTGGACAGCCGCAAGGATGTGCAGAACATCGACCTGATGAACCTCGCCGGCTTCTGCCGCAACTGCCTGTCCAAGTGGTACAAGGCCGCCGCCGATGAACGCCAGATCGAGGTCAGCCTCGACGACGCCCGCGAAGTGGTCTACGGCATGCCGTACGCCGAGTGGAAAGCCCAATACCAGAAAGAAGCCAGCGCCGAACAACAGGCGGCGTTCGCCAAAGGAAAACCCGATGCCTGA
- the folX gene encoding dihydroneopterin triphosphate 2'-epimerase gives MPQLQPAMARIKVKDLRLRTFIGINEDEILNKQDVLINLTILYAAQEAVRDNDIDHALNYRTITKAIIAHVEGNRFALLERLTQELLDLVMANESVLYAEVEVDKPHALRFAESVSITLAASR, from the coding sequence ATGCCACAACTTCAGCCAGCCATGGCACGCATCAAGGTCAAGGACCTGCGTCTGCGCACCTTCATCGGGATCAACGAGGATGAAATCCTCAACAAGCAGGATGTGTTGATCAACCTGACCATCCTCTACGCCGCCCAGGAGGCGGTGCGCGACAACGACATCGACCATGCGCTGAACTACCGCACCATTACCAAGGCAATCATCGCCCACGTGGAAGGCAACCGCTTCGCCCTGCTCGAACGCCTGACCCAGGAATTGCTCGACCTGGTCATGGCCAACGAGTCGGTGCTGTACGCCGAAGTCGAAGTCGACAAGCCCCACGCCTTGCGATTCGCCGAGTCGGTGTCGATTACCCTTGCGGCAAGCCGCTGA
- the folE gene encoding GTP cyclohydrolase I FolE: protein MTLSLPQNYREILIGLGENPEREGLLDTPARAAKAMQYLCHGYEQSVEQIVNGALFASDSDEMIIVADIELYSLCEHHLLPFIGKAHVAYIPTGKVLGLSKIARLVDMFARRLQIQENLTRQIADAVQQVTQAAGVAVVIEAQHMCMMMRGVEKQNSTMNTSVMLGAFRDSSTTRQEFLQLIRRSK from the coding sequence ATGACGCTATCCCTGCCCCAGAACTACCGCGAGATCCTCATCGGCCTGGGGGAAAACCCCGAGCGCGAGGGGCTGCTCGATACCCCGGCTCGTGCCGCCAAGGCCATGCAGTACCTTTGCCATGGTTATGAACAAAGCGTCGAGCAGATCGTCAATGGCGCGCTGTTCGCCTCTGACAGCGATGAAATGATCATCGTCGCCGACATCGAACTCTATTCACTCTGCGAACATCACCTGTTGCCCTTCATCGGCAAGGCCCATGTGGCTTATATTCCTACGGGCAAGGTCCTGGGGCTGTCGAAGATCGCCCGGCTGGTGGACATGTTCGCCCGCCGCCTGCAAATCCAGGAGAACCTGACCCGGCAAATCGCCGACGCGGTGCAGCAAGTCACCCAGGCCGCTGGCGTGGCGGTGGTGATCGAGGCCCAGCACATGTGCATGATGATGCGCGGTGTCGAAAAACAGAACTCGACCATGAACACCTCGGTGATGCTCGGCGCTTTTCGCGATTCCAGCACCACGCGCCAGGAGTTCCTGCAATTGATTCGACGGAGCAAGTAA
- the folM gene encoding dihydromonapterin reductase: protein MSSATAPILITGAAQRVGLHCARRLLEDGQPVIATYRTERPGVQTLRDLGAVMLFADLSSEAGILAFIEQLKQHTDRLRAIVHNASAWLAESPGSEAAALNAMFGVHMLAPYLINLHSAELLQRSTPADIVHISDDVTRKGSARHIAYCATKAGLESLTLSFAAKFAPAIKVNGIAPALLLFNPEDDATYRAKALAKSALGIEPGSEVIYQSLRYLLDNPYVTGTTLTVNGGRHVK from the coding sequence ATGTCCAGCGCCACCGCTCCGATCCTGATCACTGGCGCAGCCCAGCGCGTCGGCCTGCATTGCGCCCGGCGATTGCTGGAAGACGGGCAACCGGTGATTGCGACCTATCGCACCGAACGCCCGGGCGTGCAGACGCTGCGGGACCTGGGCGCGGTGATGCTGTTCGCCGACTTATCCAGCGAAGCGGGGATCCTGGCCTTTATCGAACAACTCAAGCAGCACACCGACCGGCTGCGCGCCATCGTGCACAACGCCTCGGCCTGGCTGGCCGAAAGTCCGGGCAGCGAAGCGGCGGCCCTCAACGCCATGTTCGGCGTGCACATGCTCGCGCCATACCTGATCAACCTGCACAGCGCCGAGCTACTGCAGCGTTCAACGCCGGCAGATATCGTGCACATCAGCGATGACGTGACCCGCAAGGGCAGCGCCCGGCATATCGCCTACTGCGCCACCAAGGCTGGCCTGGAAAGCCTGACACTGTCGTTCGCGGCGAAGTTCGCACCGGCGATCAAGGTCAACGGCATCGCCCCTGCCCTGCTACTGTTCAACCCCGAGGACGACGCGACTTACCGCGCCAAGGCCCTGGCCAAGTCCGCGCTGGGTATCGAACCCGGCAGCGAAGTGATCTACCAGAGCCTGCGTTATCTGCTGGACAACCCTTATGTCACCGGCACGACCCTGACCGTCAACGGCGGGCGGCACGTCAAATAG
- a CDS encoding antibiotic biosynthesis monooxygenase, translating to MSTSPVTLMVARRVANGRYQDLIAWLREGEQLATDFPGYLGSGVLAPPPQDDEFQIIFRFADEQTLHAWEHSASRTAWLGRGSDLFAHPSEHRVRGIDGWFGTIGQRPPRWKQAVAIWLAFFPVSLLFNFLLGPLLGELGLLSRVFISTLILTPLMVYLFIPMSTHLLANWLNGAPQRRLPATQNH from the coding sequence GTCTACCTCACCCGTCACCCTGATGGTTGCCCGCCGCGTCGCCAATGGACGCTATCAGGATCTGATCGCCTGGTTGCGCGAAGGCGAACAACTGGCCACCGATTTTCCCGGCTACCTGGGTTCCGGCGTACTCGCGCCACCGCCCCAGGACGATGAATTCCAGATTATCTTCCGTTTTGCCGACGAGCAGACGCTGCACGCCTGGGAACACTCCGCCTCACGCACGGCCTGGCTGGGACGGGGCAGCGATCTGTTTGCCCACCCCTCCGAACACCGGGTACGTGGCATCGATGGCTGGTTTGGCACGATCGGCCAGCGTCCGCCCCGTTGGAAACAGGCCGTGGCCATCTGGCTCGCGTTCTTTCCCGTGTCGCTGTTGTTCAATTTCCTGTTGGGGCCGCTGCTGGGCGAACTGGGTTTGTTGAGCCGCGTGTTCATCAGCACGCTGATCCTGACGCCGCTGATGGTCTACCTGTTTATCCCGATGTCGACCCATCTGCTGGCGAACTGGCTCAACGGCGCGCCGCAGCGAAGGTTGCCGGCGACTCAGAATCACTGA